The Yersinia entomophaga nucleotide sequence GCGTAGGCGGAGAGAATCGACACCGTAATTTTCCCAACGGTAATGGCAAATGCCATCACAAAACTGTTAAACAGCATCAGCCCAAAGGGAGTGCCGTTGCTGCCCACGCCCCCGTGCCAGATATTGCTGATGTTTTGCCACAAATGAGAGCCAGGAACCAGCGTTATCGGCACCTGAAACACCTGTTGGTCATCCAGAGAAGCGGCAACAAAAGCGACATACAGCGGGAATAAAATCAGCAGCACGCCAATAATCAGCATCACATGGCAGAAAATATCCAGCCCTCGGCGGTTCTCAATCATTGGTAACGCACCTTACGTTCAACAAAGCGGAACTGAATCACCGTTAAACCTATCACCAATAGCATTAACACTACGGATTGAGCGGCGGAGCTGGAGAGATCCAACCCGGCGAAACCTTCGCGATAGATTTTATAAATCAATGTAGTCGTGGACTGCACTGGGCCACCGCCGGTAGCGGCATCAATAACGGGGAATGTATCGAAAAAGGCATATACCAGATTGACCACCAGCAGGAAAAAACTCACAGGGGAAATCAACGGCAGCACAATATTAAAGAAGCGCCTAACCGGCCCTGCGCCATCAATCGCCGCGGCCTCAACCAGTGAACGAGGAATGGACTGTAATGCCGCAAGGAAAAACAAAAAGTTATAGCTGATTTGCTTCCAAACTGAGGCCAGTACCACTAAAAACATCGCCTGACCGCTATTTTGGGCATGATTCCAGCTGTAGCCCAACAGCCCAAGAAAGTGAGTAATCAACCCAAGTCCGGGGCTAAACAGGAAAATCCACAGCACCGCAGCGACCGCAGGAGCAACCGCGTAAGGCAAAATAAGCAGCGTTTGATAAATACGGCTGCCGCGCAGGACGTAATCCACCAAAGCGGCAAAAAACAGCGAAACGGCCAGACCGATTCCAGCCACTAATCCACTGAAAATCAGAGTGGTATAGAAAGAGGCCAGATAGTATTCGTCCTGAAATAGCTGGCTAAAATTGCTTAGCCCGACAAACTCACTGGAAAGTCCGAAAGGATCGAGAGACTGAACCGAATACCACAGCGCTTCTACCGCGGGCCACAGGAAGAAAATGGCGGTAATCAATAACTGCGGCAGTACCAACAAATAAGGTAGCCAACTACAGGAAAAACCGGGGCGGGACGTACTCATAACCGATTAACTCTTTGCAATGTTGAACTCTTCACACCACGCTCGCGGATAACCCTATGCAGCTATCCGCGAGGCGGTGTTCTCCGGTTTATCACCGAAGAATTAAATTACTTATTGGCTTGTTCGAAGCGGCGTAGCAGCACGTCACCGCGTTTTACCGCGTTGTCTAACGCTTCCTGCGGCGTCTTCTTACCTGTCCATACGCTTTCCAGTTCCTCATCAACCAGGGTACGGATTTGCGGCATGTTGCCCAGACGCAGACCTTTGGTATAAGGCAACGGCGGCTTGTTCAACATTTGGCGTGTGGCAACGTCTGCCCCCGAATTCTTATCGTAGAAGCCCTGTTGTCTGGTCAGTTCGTAGGCGGCGGTGGTAATCGGCAGATAGCCGGTTTTCTGATGCCATTCTGCGGCAATTTCCGGCTGTACCAGGAATTGCAGGAATTCGGCTACGCCTTTGTAAGTTTCTGGATTTTTGCCATTCATGACCCACAAACTGGCTCCGCCGATAATGGCGTTCTGCGGCGCATTTTTAGCATCGGCGTCGTAAGGCATCATGCCCACACCGTAATTGAATTTTGCGTAGTGACGAATATCCGCCAGCGAACCGGAGGAGGCAGTAGTCATAGCGCAGTCGCCGTTATAGAACTTGGCGGTAGATTCATCTTTACGGCCAAAATAGGTGAAATCACCTTTCTTATTCATATCAGACAGCAGCTGGATATGTTTGACCTGTAGGGATTTGTTGAACTCAAGAACCGCATCCATGCCGTCAAAACCGTTATTTTTGCTGGCGATCGGCTGACCGTGCCAAGCGCTGAAGTTTTCAATCTGGATCCAGCCTTGCCAGCCGCTGGCGTAACCGCAGGTCATACCGGCTGCGCGTAATTTCTCAGTATCTGCCGCCAGTTCCTGCCAGGTTTTTGGCGGCTGATCCGGGTTCAGACCGGCTTTTTTAAACGCATCTTTGTTGTAATACAGCACCGGCGTTGAGCTGTTAAACGGCTGGGATAATAAGTGGCCGGTTTTAGCGTCAGTGTAATAACCCGCGACCGTAGGAACGAACACCGACTCATCAAAATTCACACCGGACTCTTTAAATACTTCAAAGACCGGTTTTATCGCTTTACTGGCCATCATGGTAGCGGTGCCGACTTCATAAACCTGCAAAATTGCTGGCGCCTTACCCGAACGGTATGCGGCAATCCCCGCGGCAAGATTCTGCTCGTAATTACCTTTATACACAGGGACAATTTTATAGTCGGGATGAGCCTGATTAAAACGCTGGGCTAGAGAATCAACCTCTTTACCTAGCTCCCCTTCCATAGAGTGCCAAAAAGGTATTTCTGTCGCTGCGAGCGCATTGGCACTCAATGCCAAAGTGAGCGCAGCGCCAATAGCGGTTTTACGGAGAGTCTGATAGAACATGTCTAGCCCCTGAATCAATAAGTATGGCCCGCGCGTATAATGAATAAAGGGTCACGCGTGAGCGAAATAAATCAGTTTTTGTTCGAAAGCAAACATGACATCGATTAGTGACAGAAAAATAATATTTTTATGACAATGAAGCGACAAAGAAATGACAAAATAAAAACAATTATCGACAAATAAACAAATTAGCCAACAGTAATATATTTAAATGAAAGTAACGGCACGTCATTAATTGAAAATAATTAAATAATAAAAATCTATGTATAATAAATTCGAAATCAAATCAAAAAATGAAAATAAAAAATAAGATAAAGAAACAATATGTCGCCTTGAGGAAAAGATATTAATTATGCTAGTGTTTGTCCCGCACAGAGTTAACGGCTTTCATTTAAATCATCAATAAAACACCGTTATAAACTCTGCATAAGGAAATTCAATGTTATATTATAATACAAGGAATTAATAATGAAAAAATTAACCCTATCCGCCTTAATGTTTGCTGCTTTAACCAGTTTCACTGCCTATGCCGATTACACTCAACAGAATATAGATATAGATGCAGAAATCACCGATTTCGTGTCTTTAGTTGATTCACGCAATGCAAAGCTGAGTAGCATAACGTTAACTCGCAATCTAAACGACTATAACAACCCCGTTTATTCATCAACTCAAACTGTTCAGCTTAGAAGTGCAAACCCAGCCGATACCGGGGTTAGCATTTATCTGGAAAGCGAGCCAACGTTAATAGCTAACGAGGGTGCCCAAAATGAAAAAAGATTTACAGATCTCAGGGTAAACCTCGATGGTCTTGAATTAGAAGTAGGTGTGGGGCAGGCAACTATATTTAATAAGGATGTCGATCTTGACCTGATCGTTAACGCAACGGTTCCTCAGAATGCTGCAACAGGTGAAAGATATACCGGCGTTATCCCGCTAATGCTGGAATCTGCTGCTTAACCGACGGTTAATTAGTCTCTAGTGTTAATATTAAATAGCGGAGATTTCTTCTCCGCTATTTAAAAATGAAATGGAAATTATCACCATGAATAATGGAATGGAATCCAATGGTATTAATCGCCAGTCGGATATTCAGTGGGATTATTTTATTTAATCTTATGACGATGCCTTTTTATGCTTGTAGCAAAGTGCTGATCGAACATTTACCGCCGCCGGGATTTACAGCTATAGATGAAGATTCATCGAAAAGTTTATTGGGCTTGGTGAATGGGAAACATCTACCTGCGCCGCTTCATTACTCATCTCAATCAAAAGAGATTTCTTTCGATAAAGAAATTTTCTTAAATAACGGTATCAGCCATGAAACCATTTCAGTATTAGATAAATTGCTCCCACAGATTGCCTATAATGAATGTAAATCAGGGTGCGATTATTTATTATCCGGTTATCGGGTTACATTGGATAAAGTAAACAATCTATTAATAATTAGAGATAAATCCCTTGATTATTTGATGCCCTCAACCACTTGGGGAATGGTTCATAACCAATCACTGAATTTACGTGTGGCAGACAATCATTATCGCGCCATATCGGCCAATGGTCAGGGTTATATCGGCCTTCCCTTTCAATCCTTTGGATACCTGAGCTGGTTTTATAATAAAACCGCCAATGTACAACAAATGTGGCATCAGGGTGAAACACACAAAGGGATCGGGCAAAGCTGGTATTTGCAAAAGAATTTCTCTTCGCTGTATTTACGCGCTGGCCGAAAGAATCATCTGGATAACGG carries:
- the ugpB gene encoding sn-glycerol-3-phosphate ABC transporter substrate-binding protein UgpB; its protein translation is MFYQTLRKTAIGAALTLALSANALAATEIPFWHSMEGELGKEVDSLAQRFNQAHPDYKIVPVYKGNYEQNLAAGIAAYRSGKAPAILQVYEVGTATMMASKAIKPVFEVFKESGVNFDESVFVPTVAGYYTDAKTGHLLSQPFNSSTPVLYYNKDAFKKAGLNPDQPPKTWQELAADTEKLRAAGMTCGYASGWQGWIQIENFSAWHGQPIASKNNGFDGMDAVLEFNKSLQVKHIQLLSDMNKKGDFTYFGRKDESTAKFYNGDCAMTTASSGSLADIRHYAKFNYGVGMMPYDADAKNAPQNAIIGGASLWVMNGKNPETYKGVAEFLQFLVQPEIAAEWHQKTGYLPITTAAYELTRQQGFYDKNSGADVATRQMLNKPPLPYTKGLRLGNMPQIRTLVDEELESVWTGKKTPQEALDNAVKRGDVLLRRFEQANK
- the ugpA gene encoding sn-glycerol-3-phosphate ABC transporter permease UgpA: MSTSRPGFSCSWLPYLLVLPQLLITAIFFLWPAVEALWYSVQSLDPFGLSSEFVGLSNFSQLFQDEYYLASFYTTLIFSGLVAGIGLAVSLFFAALVDYVLRGSRIYQTLLILPYAVAPAVAAVLWIFLFSPGLGLITHFLGLLGYSWNHAQNSGQAMFLVVLASVWKQISYNFLFFLAALQSIPRSLVEAAAIDGAGPVRRFFNIVLPLISPVSFFLLVVNLVYAFFDTFPVIDAATGGGPVQSTTTLIYKIYREGFAGLDLSSSAAQSVVLMLLVIGLTVIQFRFVERKVRYQ
- a CDS encoding CS1 type fimbrial major subunit; this encodes MKKLTLSALMFAALTSFTAYADYTQQNIDIDAEITDFVSLVDSRNAKLSSITLTRNLNDYNNPVYSSTQTVQLRSANPADTGVSIYLESEPTLIANEGAQNEKRFTDLRVNLDGLELEVGVGQATIFNKDVDLDLIVNATVPQNAATGERYTGVIPLMLESAA